In the genome of Campylobacteraceae bacterium, one region contains:
- a CDS encoding PAS domain S-box protein: MKMFIILLVFTSALYSKNVLIINSYSPVSAWTNAQLNSIIKTLSKDKSIKIYVEFMNTKVFKPTKKSNQNLLDFFHKKYKNLYFDAIVTTDDYALNFIRSNQKHVLFKQSKYFFSGVNNLALAKILKKDIFTGIFEEKDPLGNLLLARKIKKNLETIYLIGDKTITSNKIMEEYKSKYKNIKDIDFIYLDYANIEDINSKLRFYNKNSVLMLMVFAAFKKNGKHINNMFALDNLANVYKEPMLTHDNVYTHLENTNIIGGSCINGEKSGEIVALDVIKYFSGVKMIDIPFKFTEGNNLFINEKNLNKFGFTVEDLHLNLPIVVNRNNSFYNLYRTRINSFIILGLLLCILVYVYVRNKQYEALNKLNKKINDFNNTLEDKVSIQVEEIKKSTDLFKTIFNTVKNGVAILDLDSNFILVNDEYKRITGLEKQEFYNTSCLEITHKSNQNEFKKIIKEIQWNNYHNIFIKQYIDKDKRSIDIMLDIFLMPDKKSILVVAKDITKQNKHKREQKQKDEQLLQQSRLAQMGEMISMIAHQWRQPLGAIGSAIISMKLQLRSSSINFTNKQETKEYLIKLDKKYDNINEYVQFLSATIDDFRNFFKPNKEKEKINIILPIKKALKIVEVPLKDKNITIKTFYESTGKVLIYSNEITQVILNILKNAEDNFIEKQISGAEISINVKKVQSDFIINISDNGKGIKKELLSKIFDPYFSTKLDKNGAGLGLYMSKIIIEEHNMGKLVAINTKEGIEFIIKLPCS; this comes from the coding sequence ATGAAAATGTTTATCATACTTTTAGTATTTACAAGTGCTCTATATTCTAAGAATGTTCTAATAATAAACTCCTATTCTCCTGTATCTGCATGGACAAATGCACAATTGAACTCAATTATTAAAACATTGAGCAAAGATAAAAGCATTAAAATATATGTCGAGTTTATGAATACAAAAGTATTTAAACCCACTAAAAAAAGTAATCAGAATTTATTGGATTTTTTTCATAAAAAGTATAAAAATCTTTATTTTGATGCAATAGTAACTACAGATGATTATGCATTAAATTTTATTCGCAGCAATCAAAAGCATGTTTTGTTCAAACAGTCGAAATACTTTTTCTCAGGTGTTAACAATTTGGCATTAGCCAAAATACTAAAAAAGGACATTTTTACTGGAATTTTTGAAGAAAAAGATCCTCTTGGAAATTTACTTCTTGCAAGAAAAATTAAAAAAAATCTTGAAACAATTTATTTAATTGGAGATAAAACGATAACTTCCAATAAAATAATGGAGGAATATAAAAGTAAATATAAAAATATTAAAGATATCGATTTTATTTATTTAGATTATGCAAACATTGAAGATATTAATTCAAAATTACGTTTTTATAATAAAAATTCAGTATTAATGTTAATGGTTTTTGCTGCTTTTAAAAAAAATGGCAAACATATAAATAATATGTTTGCTTTGGACAATTTAGCAAACGTTTACAAAGAACCTATGCTTACACATGATAATGTATATACCCATCTTGAGAATACAAATATAATTGGAGGAAGCTGCATTAATGGAGAGAAATCAGGAGAAATTGTTGCCTTAGATGTAATAAAGTATTTTTCTGGCGTTAAAATGATAGATATTCCTTTTAAATTTACAGAAGGTAATAATCTTTTTATAAATGAAAAAAATTTAAATAAATTTGGATTTACTGTTGAAGATCTACATCTTAATCTACCAATTGTAGTAAATAGGAACAACTCTTTTTATAATTTATACAGAACAAGGATTAACAGTTTTATAATTCTTGGACTTCTTTTATGTATTTTGGTTTATGTTTATGTTAGAAATAAACAATACGAAGCACTTAATAAACTAAATAAAAAAATCAACGATTTTAATAATACGCTAGAAGATAAAGTATCAATACAAGTAGAAGAGATTAAAAAATCAACTGATTTATTTAAAACAATTTTTAATACAGTAAAAAATGGTGTTGCTATTTTAGATTTGGATTCAAATTTTATTCTTGTTAACGACGAATATAAAAGAATTACCGGTCTTGAAAAACAAGAGTTTTATAATACCTCTTGTTTAGAGATTACCCATAAGAGTAATCAAAATGAGTTTAAAAAAATCATAAAAGAAATACAATGGAATAATTATCATAATATCTTTATAAAACAATATATTGATAAAGACAAACGCAGTATAGATATTATGTTGGATATTTTTTTAATGCCCGATAAAAAAAGTATTTTAGTTGTGGCAAAAGATATTACAAAACAAAATAAACATAAAAGAGAACAAAAACAAAAAGACGAACAGTTGCTACAACAATCTCGTTTAGCACAGATGGGCGAAATGATAAGTATGATAGCACATCAATGGAGACAACCTTTAGGTGCAATAGGAAGTGCAATTATTTCTATGAAACTACAACTAAGAAGTAGCTCAATAAACTTTACGAATAAACAAGAAACTAAGGAATACTTAATTAAGCTAGATAAGAAGTATGATAATATAAATGAATATGTACAATTTTTATCTGCAACTATTGATGATTTTAGAAATTTTTTCAAACCCAATAAAGAAAAAGAGAAAATAAATATAATACTACCAATTAAAAAAGCTCTTAAAATTGTTGAAGTTCCCTTAAAAGATAAAAATATAACAATTAAAACATTCTACGAAAGTACAGGTAAGGTGTTAATTTATTCAAATGAAATAACACAAGTAATACTTAATATTTTAAAAAATGCAGAAGACAACTTCATAGAAAAACAAATAAGTGGTGCAGAAATTTCTATCAATGTCAAAAAAGTTCAATCTGATTTCATTATAAATATTTCAGATAATGGGAAGGGCATAAAAAAAGAGCTTTTAAGTAAAATTTTCGACCCCTATTTTTCTACAAAACTGGATAAAAATGGAGCTGGCCTTGGATTATATATGTCGAAAATTATAATTGAAGAACATAATATGGGAAAATTAGTAGCTATAAATACAAAAGAAGGCATAGAGTTTATTATTAAACTGCCTTGCAGCTAA
- a CDS encoding methyl-accepting chemotaxis protein — protein sequence MNKITIKIKLFLLTLITIMGFIGLFSFNDYSHRTINEYKHISVLVEKLKTDILMLRKNEKDFLLRKNLKYLEKFNKNLSTMRLEIKEIKNDLLSKGFDDKMINNLDKTLLSYQEKFHSLVERYEKIGLTPSLNLYGALRKSVQELQEYAKKQNNYKLLAMVYDLRKQEKDFLLRKDLKYIDTFNKKINSLLVNTTMLNQEGIRDLQHYKDNFIALSKEMIVLGLNSNLGIQGDMRKTVHQTEIQIDKLLETIPMLINKKSESLVYLNILIAAFILLFISLLVFFISKNILSSLKDFQLGLEAFFAYLNRKTDDVEYVKIKGKDEISQMALIINENIKSIKVDLEKDKNIIKETNKALKEYEKGDFSLKITQQSNNPALNDLTLSINNMGDNLEKNIASILFVLKNFSDSNYTPKVSTKGIKADLERLALGVNDVGSSISILLKKSLEIGLTLDKSSNKLISNVDILNESSTSAAMSLEETAAALEEVTSTIISNALNVKEMSEYAKQLDSSAKSGQNLAENTSMAMEDITKQVTLINESISIIDQISFQTNILSLNAAVEAATAGESGKGFAVVAQEVRNLANRSAEAAKEIKDLVENATIKAKEGKNISNQMIEGYSSLLDNINNSTNKIDEIALASREQEGAITQINDSINSLDQQTQQNAATAVKTRDIALETDAIAKRIVSDAMEKEFEGKEGFN from the coding sequence ATGAATAAAATTACAATTAAAATAAAACTGTTTCTTCTTACGCTCATCACAATTATGGGGTTTATCGGATTATTCTCTTTTAATGATTATTCTCACAGAACAATTAATGAATATAAACATATATCTGTTTTGGTTGAAAAACTAAAAACAGATATTTTAATGTTAAGAAAAAATGAAAAAGATTTTTTACTACGAAAAAATTTAAAATATCTTGAAAAATTTAATAAAAATTTATCGACAATGCGATTAGAGATAAAAGAAATCAAAAATGATCTTTTGTCTAAAGGATTTGATGACAAAATGATAAATAATCTTGATAAAACTCTTCTTTCTTATCAAGAAAAATTTCATTCTTTGGTTGAGCGTTATGAAAAAATTGGATTAACACCTTCTCTTAATTTATACGGTGCTCTTAGAAAAAGTGTACAAGAACTACAAGAGTATGCTAAAAAACAAAATAATTATAAACTATTAGCCATGGTATATGATTTAAGAAAACAAGAAAAAGATTTTCTACTACGAAAAGATTTAAAATACATTGATACGTTTAATAAAAAAATAAATTCTTTGTTGGTAAATACGACTATGTTAAATCAAGAAGGTATTAGAGATTTACAACATTATAAAGATAATTTTATTGCACTAAGTAAAGAAATGATTGTATTAGGATTAAACAGTAATTTAGGAATTCAAGGCGATATGCGAAAAACAGTTCACCAAACTGAAATACAAATTGATAAACTTTTAGAGACAATTCCTATGTTAATAAACAAGAAAAGTGAATCCCTTGTTTATTTAAATATATTGATTGCTGCGTTCATTTTACTTTTTATATCTTTACTTGTTTTTTTCATCTCGAAAAATATTTTATCTTCACTTAAAGACTTTCAACTTGGATTAGAGGCTTTTTTCGCTTATTTAAATCGTAAAACAGATGATGTTGAATATGTAAAGATTAAAGGAAAAGATGAAATTTCACAAATGGCACTTATTATTAATGAGAATATAAAAAGTATTAAAGTTGATTTAGAAAAAGATAAAAATATTATTAAAGAAACAAATAAAGCTTTGAAAGAGTATGAAAAAGGTGATTTCTCCTTGAAAATTACTCAACAATCAAATAATCCTGCTTTAAATGATTTGACTTTAAGCATTAATAATATGGGAGATAATTTGGAAAAAAATATTGCTAGTATTTTATTTGTTCTTAAAAACTTCTCTGATTCGAACTATACTCCTAAGGTTTCAACCAAAGGTATTAAAGCTGACTTAGAACGATTAGCTCTTGGTGTAAATGATGTAGGTTCAAGTATTTCTATTTTATTAAAAAAATCTTTAGAAATTGGACTTACCTTAGATAAATCTTCTAATAAACTTATTTCTAATGTTGATATTTTAAACGAATCCTCCACATCAGCTGCCATGTCTTTAGAAGAAACAGCTGCTGCTTTAGAAGAAGTTACTTCTACGATTATTTCAAATGCACTTAATGTTAAAGAAATGAGTGAATATGCAAAACAACTTGACTCTTCTGCAAAATCTGGTCAAAACCTAGCCGAAAATACTAGTATGGCGATGGAAGACATTACAAAACAAGTAACGCTTATTAATGAGTCTATTTCCATAATAGATCAAATTTCTTTTCAAACCAATATTCTCTCACTTAATGCAGCAGTTGAAGCAGCAACAGCAGGAGAATCGGGAAAAGGTTTTGCAGTAGTAGCTCAAGAAGTAAGAAATCTAGCAAACAGATCAGCAGAAGCTGCAAAAGAAATTAAAGACTTAGTTGAAAATGCAACGATTAAAGCAAAAGAAGGTAAAAATATTAGTAATCAAATGATTGAGGGTTATAGTTCTTTATTAGATAATATAAATAATTCCACAAACAAAATTGATGAAATTGCTCTTGCCAGTAGAGAACAAGAAGGTGCAATTACTCAAATTAATGATTCCATAAATTCTTTAGACCAGCAAACACAACAGAATGCAGCAACGGCAGTAAAAACACGCGATATTGCCCTAGAAACAGATGCAATAGCTAAGCGTATTGTAAGCGATGCCATGGAAAAAGAATTTGAGGGAAAAGAAGGCTTTAATTAA
- a CDS encoding response regulator transcription factor, which yields MIEYYKVIEVSKKLSILYFEDDINFQKETGSVFSELFLHVDLVSNAKDGLLKYMEYYKKENKFYDIVITDINMPIMNGVELCKKIYEIHKEQSIIVISAHDESEYLLELVNIGIEQFLIKPLDFDILLNVIYSCSSRINNSELKKNMKIIDLNYDFFWDREEKILLHKKKCVKLTKRESFIMELLIKNKNKISTYEEIINTIYDDPSLISNDSLKMLISRLRKKIPKQTLESIYGFGYRLIF from the coding sequence ATGATTGAATATTACAAAGTAATTGAAGTAAGCAAAAAATTAAGCATTTTGTATTTTGAAGATGATATTAATTTTCAAAAAGAAACAGGGAGTGTTTTTTCTGAATTATTTCTTCATGTAGACTTAGTAAGTAATGCAAAAGATGGCTTACTTAAATATATGGAGTATTATAAGAAAGAAAATAAATTCTACGATATAGTTATCACAGACATTAATATGCCAATTATGAATGGGGTGGAACTTTGTAAAAAAATATACGAAATACATAAAGAACAATCGATTATTGTAATTTCAGCACATGATGAATCCGAATACCTTTTAGAATTAGTTAATATAGGTATTGAGCAATTTTTAATTAAACCTTTAGATTTTGATATTTTATTAAATGTTATATATTCTTGCTCAAGTAGAATTAATAACAGTGAACTTAAAAAAAATATGAAAATAATTGACTTAAATTACGATTTTTTTTGGGATAGGGAAGAAAAAATACTCTTACATAAAAAAAAGTGTGTGAAGTTAACTAAAAGAGAATCCTTTATAATGGAGCTTTTAATAAAAAATAAAAATAAGATATCCACTTATGAGGAAATAATTAATACAATTTACGATGATCCTAGTTTAATATCGAATGATTCCTTAAAAATGCTAATTTCTAGATTGAGAAAAAAAATCCCAAAACAGACCTTAGAAAGTATTTATGGTTTTGGATACAGGCTTATTTTCTAA